The following proteins are encoded in a genomic region of Corticium candelabrum chromosome 11, ooCorCand1.1, whole genome shotgun sequence:
- the LOC134187003 gene encoding von Willebrand factor A domain-containing protein 5A-like, with the protein MAPSGLLTKKERSPVPLRGVKVVTSVRGYAAHVESSFEYENESRHPIEAIFTFPLDSSSVVVDFAATLDDRKIKGKVKEKQKAKDMYDDAIAGGQSAFLMESERDDIFTVSVGNLPAQKKAVVTLKYIMELHTEHDGSVKFNLPSVLTPRYSKAGEENPTKDVTYLPASRIPYTFSFNARIEGDVNKVESVSHKLKVTTTIDDKGFQVTDVTLAEEHRFDKDLVLTIAPGNLHRPHVIVEAGSTSEANHSLLQNPAISLNYFADFSSAESVSELVFVIDRSGSMAGSYIDAAKETLMLFLKSIIKGCFFNIVGFGSTYTFLFPCSVPYEQTHLDMASKHTQSISADMGGTELLAPLQKVFSMPSKNGLPKQVFVLTDGAVSSTWAVIKEVKKNVHVARCFAVGIGSGASTELVKGIALSGNGSSEFIQTGERMQPKVMRMLKRALAASISDVCITWSLPKDARVIQTPTKIPPVFSGNRLIIYGLVSNMPSSVVHNCSATMKGVVSGNPLEHTLSFSLDARSTAPSMAIHQLAIRSVINDLQEDSTSEDTEKKLGKLSVKKKRGKTAPKSREKLVVELSTAASVVCKQTAFIAVNDESEVPAQGSMKVHHIPVAVASDSAIYYSSFQTKFADAPIRFTGRVKCKVAHTQSMSLSRNAPVLEGAESEGALPLTGCTFGGGGLGGVQAGPDYVDAAQVCGPRSFSPAYHSDGDKKNAAAERFSRSDYQSHPQTQSQGDLLSSMLVIVSQQKASGAWTLTAETAQLINKSMKDLEYASPFPTPMSKIQSSVWVTAVILVWLEMKLDAYRDEWELLGEKAKRWLKKQALPQGMTLQSLLTDARKLF; encoded by the exons ATGGCACCGTCCGGTCTCctgacaaagaaagaaagatcTCCCGTTCCTCTGCGAGGAGTGAAAGTAGTAACAAGCGTACGTGGTTACGCTGCGCATGTTGAGAGCAGTTTCGAGTATGAGAACGAGAGTAGACACCCAATTGAAGCAATTTTTACTTTTCCATTGGACTCTTCTTCTGTCGTCGTTGATTTCGCGGCTACTCTCGACGACCGAAAGATCAAAGGGAAAGTGAAGGAGAAACAGAAAGCGAAAGATATGTATGATGACGCAATTGCAGGTGGTCAGTCTGCCTTTCTGATGGAATCCGAGCGTGACGATATCTTCACTGTGAGTGTGGGTAATCTTCCCGCTCAGAAGAAGGCTGTGGTGACGCTGAAGTACATTATGGAGCTGCATACCGAGCATGATGGCTCGGTCAAATTCAATTTGCCGTCCGTTCTCACTCCAAGGTACAGCAAGGCCGGAGAAGAAAATCCAACGAAAGATGTTACTTATCTTCCTGCTTCTCGGATTCCCTACACTTTCAGTTTCAACGCTCGAATTGAAGGCGACGTGAATAAAGTAGAATCGGTCAGCCATAAGCTGAAAGTGACAACAACTATTGATGATAAAGGGTTCCAAGTGACTGATGTAACGCTGGCTGAAGAACATAGGTTTGATAAAGATCTTGTTCTAACCATAGCGCCTGGCAATCTTCACAGGCCACATGTCATTGTAGAGGCAGGGAGTACTTCTGAAGCCAATCATTCGTTGCTGCAAAACCCGGCCATCTCTTTGAATTACTTTGCAGATTTCAGCTCGGCTGAATCTGTCAGTGAGCTGGTTTTTGTTATTGATAGAAGTGGTAGTATGGCTGGATCATACATCGATGCGGCAAAGGAAACACTAATGCTATTTCTTAAAAGCATCATAAAGGGCTGCTTTTTCAACATCGTAGGATTTGGCTCTACGTATACGTTTTTGTTTCCGTGCAGTGTTCCATATGAGCAGACTCACCTTGATATGGCATCAAAGCATACCCAAAGCATTTCTGCTGATATGGGAGGTACAGAATTACTAGCACCTCTCCAGAAAGTATTTAGCATGCCTTCAAAGAATGGCCTTCctaagcaggtgtttgttctTACTGATGGTGCTGTGTCTAGTACCTGGGCTGTTATTAAAGAAGTGAAGAAGAATGTTCATGTAGCAAG GTGTTTTGCTGTCGGCATTGGGTCTGGAGCATCGACTGAATTAGTGAAGGGTATTGCTCTTTCGGGTAATGGATCTAGTGAATTTATTCAGACGGGAGAGAGAATGCAACCAAAG GTGATGCGAATGCTGAAGAGAGCTCTGGCAGCATCAATTTCAGATGTTTGCATCACATGGTCTCTTCCTAAGGATGCTCGTGTCATTCAGACACCAACAAAGATTCCTCCCGTGTTCAGTGGTAATCGTTTGATCATTTATGGACTTGTATCCAATATGCCATCATCTGTGGTGCACAACTGCTCTGCAACGATGAAGGGTGTTGTCAGTGGCAATCCACTTGAGCACACGTTGTCATTTTCACTCGATGCGCGAAGCACTGCGCCCAGCATGGCTATTCACCAGCTTGCCATTAGATCGGTCATTAATGATCTCCAAGAAGACAGCACAAGTGAAGATACAGAAAAGAAGTTAGGCAAGTTGTCAGTGAAAAAAAAACGTGGTAAAACGGCACCAAAATCAAGAGAGAAATTAGTGGTAGAGCTCAGCACAGCAGCTAGTGTTGTGTGTAAGCAAACAGCATTTATTGCTGTGAACGATGAAAGCGAAGTGCCTGCACAGGGCAGCATGAAAGTGCATCATATTCCTGTAGCTGTTGCAAGTGACTCGGCCATATACTACTCATCTTTTCAGACGAAGTTTGCAGATGCGCCTATTCGTTTTACGGGAAGAGTGAAGTGTAAAGTAGCACATACGCAGTCAATGTCTTTGAGTAGAAATGCACCTGTGCTTGAAGGTGCAGAATCAGAAGGTGCATTACCGCTTACAGGATGTACATTTGGAGGTGGCGGTTTAGGAGGCGTACAGGCCGGCCCTGACTATGTGGATGCTGCTCAAGTATGTGGACCACGTTCATTTTCACCCGCTTACCATAGTGATGGTGATAAGAAGAATGCAGCTGCTGAGCGTTTTTCAAGAAGTGACTATCAGAGTCATCCTCAAACCCAGTCTCAAGGAGACTTGCTATCATCCATGTTAGTCATTGTATCACAGCAGAAGGCATCAGGAGCTTGGACACTAACTGCTGAGACTGCGCAGCTtatcaataaatcaatgaaAGACTTGGAGTATGCCTCACCGTTTCCTACTCCAATGTCTAAAATTCAGTCATCTGTGTGGGTAACTGCTGTGATATTAGTCTGGTTGGAGATGAAGTTGGATGCTTATAGAGATGAGTGGGAGCTGTTGGGAGAAAAGGCTAAAAGATGGCTAAAAAAGCAAGCATTACCACAGGGAATGACTTTGCAGTCTCTGCTAACTGATGCACGTAAATTGTTCTAA
- the LOC134187226 gene encoding uncharacterized protein K02A2.6-like, which translates to MPCPTSVTDLRRFLDLTTYLGKFILHLSQITDGLRRIAKQEPLVVNAELKNTYDAAKRSIATALQKLVYFRPSNLVPTAISSDALPQGLGAMFCQKDDSGQWTPVSCASRSLTAAETRSFQLEMEMLGVVFAITRFRQFVLGRHIQAFTDYKPVVNIVCKPFDDIPPRLQDALSRAPLVDQHPSPEECRSMREYVNMVLEEAPVAIDKIQRASEDDLLIGSLKKRVITASWRDLSPQEESYFLMRVQLTAIDGVLLFDSRYVLSENLRQPVLRLAHEGHSGRDAFLDTPRTRLWWPRLTKEVTAFAEQCGVCWRRRSNQEQDLQPSKVESDWNILAIDLVSIKGHSCLSIIDYGSRYPEVIPLGSTIATAVIDKLMEVFARFGLPSVLVTDNGPQFTAAKMEQFLKQLNLRHVHSSPRYPRSNEMVERLHCVLRKRLKGLRPSISFPR; encoded by the exons ATGCCCTGTCCCACCTCAGTCACAGATTTGCGGCGTTTCCTTGACCTAACCACATACCTAGGCAAATTTATTCTCCATCTCTCACAAATCACAGATGGTTTACGTCGAATTGCCAAGCAGGAGCCACTTGTGGTCAACGCGGAGTTGAAGAACACCTACGACGCAGCAAAGAGGAGTATTGCAACAGCCTTGCAAAAGCTCGTATATTTCCGACCCTCCAACTTGGTCCCAACGGCTATTAGTAGCGATGCTTTACCACAAGGACTGGGGGCGATGTTTTGCCAGAAAGATGACAGTGGTCAATGGACCCCGGTGTCATGCGCTAGTCGGTCATTGACAGCAGCGGAAACCCGTTCTTTTCAGTTGGAAATGGAAATGCTCGGAGTTGTATTTGCAATCACACGCTTCCGTCAATTTGTACTGGGACGACACATACAGGCCTTTACCGATTATAAACCGGTGGTCAACATCGTGTGCAAGCCATTCGATGACATACCACCTCGGCTTCAGG ACGCATTATCTAGGGCCCCACTGGTGGACCAACACCCGTCGCCCGAGGAATGCCGATCCATGCGCGAATATGTGAATATGGTTTTAGAAGAAGCACCAGTGGCTATCGACAAAATACAAAGAGCATCCGAGGATGATCTTCTCATCGGCAGTCTCAAGAAGAGAGTCATTACCGCGTCCTGGAGAGACCTCAGCCCACAAGAAGAATCATACTTCCTAATGCGTGTGCAACTGACAGCAATTGACGGTGTCTTACTGTTTGATAGTCGCTATGTTCTTTCCGAGAATCTCAGACAACCGGTACTAAGACTAGCCCATGAGGGTCACTCAGGCCGAGACGCTTTCTTAGACACGCCGAGGACAAGACTCTGGTGGCCCAGGCTGACCAAAGAGGTGACTGCCTTCGCAGAACAGTGTGGAGTGTGCTGGCGGAGGCGTTCTAATCAAGAACAAGACTTGCAGCCGTCCAAAGTTGAAAGTGACTGGAATATACTGGCGATTGACCTCGTGTCAATAAAAGGACATTCGTGCTTGTCGATCATTGACTACGGCTCTCGCTACCCTGAAGTGATCCCCCTGGGCTCAACAATAGCCACAGCAGTGATCGACAAACTTATGGAGGTGTTCGCGAGGTTTGGGCTCCCATCAGTCCTAGTGACTGACAATGGACCTCAGTTCACAGCGGCAAAGATGGAACAATTTCTCAAGCAGTTGAATCTTCGCCACGTTCATTCAAGCCCGCGGTACCCAAGATCCAATGAGATGGTCGAGAGGCTCCACTGTGTTTTGCGGAAACGGCTAAAAGGATTACGGCCGTCCATTTCTTTCCCACGCTAA
- the LOC134187227 gene encoding von Willebrand factor A domain-containing protein 5A-like — protein sequence MAPSGLLTKKGRSPVPLRGVKVVTSVRGYAAHVESSFEYENEGRHPIEAIFTFPLDSSSIVVDFAATLDDRKIKGKVKEKQKAKDMYDDAIAGGQSAFLMESERDDIFTVSVGNLPAQKKAVVTLKYITELHTEHDGSVKLNLPSVLTPRYSKAGEKIQQKMLLIFLLLGFPTLSVSTLELKAT from the coding sequence ATGGCACCGTCCGGTCTCCTGACAAAGAAAGGAAGATCTCCCGTTCCTCTGCGAGGAGTGAAAGTAGTAACAAGCGTACGTGGTTACGCTGCGCATGTTGAGAGCAGTTTCGAGTATGAGAACGAGGGTAGACACCCAATTGAAGCAATTTTTACTTTTCCATTGGACTCTTCTTCTATCGTCGTTGATTTCGCGGCTACTCTCGACGACCGAAAGATCAAAGGGAAAGTGAAGGAGAAACAGAAAGCGAAAGATATGTATGATGACGCAATTGCAGGCGGTCAGTCTGCCTTTCTGATGGAATCCGAGCGTGACGATATCTTCACTGTGAGTGTGGGCAATCTTCCCGCTCAGAAGAAGGCTGTGGTGACGCTGAAGTACATTACGGAGCTGCATACCGAGCATGATGGCTCGGTCAAACTCAATTTGCCGTCCGTTCTCACTCCAAGGTACAGCAAGGCCGGAGAAAAAATTCAACAAAAGATGTTACTTATCTTCCTGCTTCTCGGATTCCCTACACTTTCAGTTTCAACGCTCGAATTGAAGGCGACGTGA
- the LOC134187058 gene encoding von Willebrand factor A domain-containing protein 5A-like, with product MTGSDIDAAKETLMLFLKSIPKGCFFNIVGFGSTYTFLFPCSVPYDQTHLDKASKHIQSISADMGGTELLEPLQKVFSMRSKNGLPKQVFVLTDGGVLSTWAVIKEVKENVHVARCFAVGIGSGASTELVKGIALSGNGSSEFIQTGERMQPKVMRMLKRALAASISDVCITWSLPDNARVIQTPTKIPPVFSGDRLIIYGLVSNMPSSVVHNCSATMKGVVSGNPFEHTLSFSLDARSTAPSMAIHQLAIRSVINDLQEDSTSEDTKKKLGKLSVKRGEMAPKSREKLVVELSTAASVVCKQTAFIAVNDKSEVPVQGSMEVYRIPVAVASDSAVNYSSFQTKFTDAPIRFTGRVICARRVMCKVADAESTPLSRNAPVLEGAKSEGAKSDGALPLIGCAFGGGGLGGVQAGPYYEDAAQVCGPFSFSHQYDTDSDSDEENAVTSDYQSHSQTWSQGDLLSSMLGIVSQQKASGAWKLSADTVQLINKSMKDLKYTSPFRTSMSKIQSSVWVTAVILVWLEMKLDAYRDEWELLGEKAKRWLKEQALPQGITLQSLLTDARKLF from the exons ATGACTGGATCAGACATCGATGCGGCAAAGGAAACACTAATGCTATTTCTTAAAAGCATCCCAAAGGGCTGCTTTTTTAACATCGTAGGATTTGGCTCTACGTATACGTTTTTGTTTCCGTGCAGTGTTCCATATGATCAGACTCACCTTGATAAGGCATCAAAGCATATCCAAAGCATTTCTGCTGATATGGGAGGTACAGAATTACTAGAACCTCTCCAGAAAGTATTTAGCATGCGTTCAAAGAATGGCCTTCctaagcaggtgtttgttctTACTGATGGTGGAGTGTTAAGTACTTGGGCTGTTATTAAAGAAGTGAAGGAGAATGTTCATGTAGCAAG GTGTTTTGCTGTCGGCATTGGGTCTGGAGCATCGACTGAATTAGTGAAGGGTATTGCTCTTTCGGGTAATGGATCTAGTGAATTTATTCAGACGGGAGAGAGAATGCAACCAAAG GTGATGCGAATGCTGAAGAGAGCTCTGGCAGCATCAATTTCAGATGTTTGCATCACATGGTCTCTTCCTGATAATGCTCGTGTCATTCAGACACCAACAAAGATTCCTCCCGTGTTCAGTGGTGATCGTTTGATCATTTATGGACTTGTATCCAATATGCCATCATCTGTGGTGCACAACTGCTCTGCAACGATGAAGGGTGTTGTCAGTGGCAATCCATTTGAGCACACGTTGTCATTTTCACTCGATGCGCGAAGCACTGCGCCCAGCATGGCTATTCACCAGCTTGCCATTAGATCAGTCATTAATGATCTCCAAGAAGACAGCACAAGTGAAGATACAAAAAAGAAATTAGGCAAGTTGTCAGTGAAACGTGGTGAAATGGCACCAAAATCAAGAGAGAAATTAGTGGTAGAGCTCAGCACAGCAGCTAGTGTTGTGTGTAAGCAAACAGCATTTATTGCTGTGAATGATAAAAGCGAAGTGCCTGTGCAGGGCAGCATGGAAGTATATCGTATTCCTGTAGCTGTTGCAAGTGACTCGGCCGTAAACTACTCATCTTTTCAGACGAAGTTTACAGATGCGCCTATTCGTTTTACGGGAAGAGTGATATGTGCGAGAAGAGTGATGTGTAAAGTAGCAGACGCAGAGTCAACGCCTTTGAGTAGAAATGCACCTGTGCTTGAAGGTGCAAAATCAGAAGGTGCAAAATCAGATGGTGCACTACCGCTTATAGGATGTGCATTTGGAGGTGGCGGTTTAGGAGGTGTACAGGCCGGCCCTTACTATGAGGATGCTGCTCAAGTATGTGGACCATTTTCATTCTCACACCAGTACGATACAGATAGTGATAGTGATGAGGAGAATGCAGTTACTAGTGACTATCAGAGTCATTCTCAAACTTGGTCTCAAGGAGACTTGCTATCATCCATGTTAGGCATTGTATCACAGCAGAAGGCATCAGGAGCTTGGAAACTATCTGCTGATACTGTGCAGCTtatcaataaatcaatgaaAGACTTGAAGTATACCTCACCGTTTCGTACTTCGATGTCTAAAATTCAGTCATCTGTGTGGGTAACTGCTGTGATATTAGTCTGGTTGGAGATGAAGTTGGATGCTTATAGAGATGAGTGGGAGCTGTTGGGAGAAAAGGCTAAAAGATGGCTAAAAGAGCAAGCATTACCACAGGGAATAACTTTGCAGTCTCTGCTAACTGATGCGCGTAAATTGTTCTAA